The genomic stretch ataaaatatgtactaccataggcgcaggctagctggtggataaatgctTGGGTGGAACTCAGCTAGATTCTGAGCTGTGGAAGGAAGGGACAAAACGACAGCACTCTGTCACGAATTTCCCGTCTTttcgcccaagctcagacttctttcAAGATAAATGAAGCATAGGCGTTTGCGCGCTCCGCGATAAGTGTGCTATCAGAACCGCTTCATCGCGCTCTGATTACATGTTTTGTTTCAGCCGTTCAACTAACATTCGACTCCGACGCCGCAGATATTTCCGTGACCCAAACCACGTCCGCACCACTACCTCAGTTCCAGGATTCCAACCAGCAGCTGCCACCTTTTGTATTTTTTATCTTCTGTCGTCATGGTGTTaccgtttctcttttttttatatcttttGACTACGAAGTGCAACGGGATGTATCCACATTATGCATTTGGGGTAGCTAATGGTACGTGAAAACTCCCATCCCAcaaaaaaataacaaataaatcacGACAATGTCAGTTGCTTTTCCCTGTCATTCTCCAATAGAGGGGCTTAAGAATAATTCTGCAGTGTCTTGGAAGAAATAGTACCAGACAAGGAATctctgaatgtaactgcaacaaGTAACTATACATacacaaagtgctgaaaaagccaAATGCCCACTGGGCCGACAAGACAGAGTGCAACTATGTCTGACGGGGCATGGTGACTCCCGTAAACAGCTCACAATACATTCCCagtcgtcgttatcgtcgtctCTGTAAAATAAATCTGACGCGCGCGAGATGAGAGCGGTGATGACACCGGCCTCCATCTTAACTCGGTCGGTGTCCCCCATGCGTTCCCAAAGCTACTCGACCGGGTGCGTACTctgtggtcacatggtacaactcggtcatgtgacctactcgactcgagggtttgttttggaacgcacccaaAGCATCATGCCTGTGTAGCGCGCTTCTGTAAGCCTTCATACGAATGCTCTGGTGAATGTCGTAAGTCGCCTGATTGAACATTGTCACCACAGCATAAAGTGAACCACTGGCGCGAAGTGGAAGGCATACAGTCGAATGTGCTACCGGAACCCGAAACGGCAGCAAGCCAAGGAAACGGAGAGAATAGGGGGCAACGACAAATTAGAGTTTCTTTGCATTAAGAAGAAATTCAATTTGTTGCGTTGTTTTGAAAATGTGGTACTAATATATAGGAAGATGCGAGAGCGAGGAAACAACTTAAGAAGTGCTGAAAGTTTGAATAGGTTGCCGGTATAGTATTAGGAGATTTGCCGAAGGGCTACCGcaaggtaaaaaggaaagaggaacgGAGTCGACACGGCTAGGCGACACATTTATTAAACATTTAAAAAtgtcaagaaagaaaaatgagacGACTTAAAAAAACGTCAGGCACACACACGGGCGCTCAAATTCAAATCAGTGCGATATCAACAAAGCAAGACTACGACGCCGAAAAAGTATGTGCTAGGAGAAGTCGTGTCCTGCTGGTGGAAAACCAGGCGGCACTCCGCTAAACCACTAGACTAGTTTTGAAAGCTTGCGCAGACTTCGCGTCttgttcttttcgtttcttttgagCTGGGTACAGTACTGGCGCATTCGCTCTGCAACGTGGTAATGGAGCATATGCGCCATTATATCAATCAGCTTTATGGTCACTGcatgggaatgacaaattgtaaTTGTCTAGGATGTAGTCAATTGTCTGGCCATATACTCCTTTCTCACACGCATGACCACCGTGAAGCGCATCGACCAACCTGACCATCGTGAAGCGCGTCCCAGGTTTTCGAGACGAACCTTTCTTTGAAATGTTTCTCGCAGACTTAGTCTGTAGTCTGAAGAAGGCGATCTTTGCGTGGAGTAGCATGTCTCCAAACCTTCAGGCGGTCCTCTTCTTCAGGAGCGGAAAACAGGGACACCTTCTCTGTACACGTTTTATACCCGGAGTTACATCGCGGCACGAAGCACTTCTTCCCCATGTCGGATCCGTTGTCATCAGAGCTTTTTTTGTCATCAAATACATGAGTTTGTAAGCGGAGGCAAGACTCAGAATCAAAATAGCGCGCTCTTCAATTTTGAGCCAATGCACGGTAAACGCGGAAGCAATGATAAGAGGGCCCCAATACGAGTGTCGCGCTCTGTCGGCATGGAAGAGAAGCGCGGACCGACCTTGAACCACCCGACCGCGTGGAGGAGACGCGGCGTCGGATCACCttaccatagcctcctatatacttcaATGCCTGCCCAGTCGAAGAGGAACCCATGCGAACCGGCCGTCCAGTGTAGTGGCGCCACATACACGGGGTATGATCATCATATCGCTCCGTTTTCTGGCGCgtgatgtttcggtttcgcgcgTGACTGCAGCGTCGTCTGCCTGCCAGCTGTGTTCTGTCTGTCTGGTGTCAACCTATACCCTCATCTGCTTCCAAGCCTGTCACTATACATATAAATTGGAAAATTTGTATGCTCTTCGTTTATCTTGAGATATCAAGTGCACCTCTGTGAGCAACAAATAGTAGGTTTTCCGTAATGATTGCATGCGTATTCGGGTTCGCCTCTGCCAAAGCGGAGAAGCCAGAAAGGCACTAGAGGCGTAACTAGAGTGTGCACTTGTAACCTTTCGGATAAGGCTTGGTGTGTTCTTTGTACCCTGAAAGCACGTCCACTGCCTGCATGTTTCACATCAACAAATGCTTCCATGACACAACGCGAAGCAACTTAGGATATGTCAGTGGCGtagcgatgggggggggggggggctttgagCCTTTTAGCCCTCCCCCCTTGAAACCATACCTAATCGTAGTGCATCTGGGGAAGGACGAAGAACGGAAATCCGCCTGTCCCATATAAGGGAGAGAATGGCATaacacaggcaagctggtggacgaactccatgactgaaaagcctgagtctgggcagaGATGCAAACACACGACAAGGGGACTCAGTCGTGGACCTTGTCGTGTGTTTGCACCTCTGTCCAGAGTCAGACTTTTGAGTCATGGAGTTCCCATATGAGCTTCCCATAGATCCTCTctcgaaactttttttttctggctatacGTCACTGCCTCTCATAGCTGTGGTCTCGATCGCGGAGATGAATTCCCCTGCGCCTTTGCACTGCTGAATCACCTGCCGAAATCATATCGTACGTCGGATGACAATCGATTGTCATGATTCGAAGGGTCACGGGTTCGCTCCTTTCTTATCTCCTTTCTGCTTTTGATCTTACTTTTTTTACGGGGAGGGGATGACTTGGTGGATGATTCTGTGGCTCTTCACATCGAGAGCGTCTGAGACAGAGACTGTCTGACAAGACAGATGTCTGGAAAATCTCGTTCCGGGCATTTTCCTTCTGTTATCGCCATACCGTGTACTGACGCTGGCAGCATACCGAGACGCCCTGACGGCGTCAGGAAAACTTCCGTGGTGCACTTTCACTCCTGGCACAGGTGAGACGTCGGCATGTCATACTGTTGCTTGCCTGGGTGCAAGTCTGACTCTAAGAACAAAGTCAAAGGCATCTCGTTTCATGAGATACCTAGTGAGGAGCGACTTCGAGTACAGTGGCTGAAAGCCATCTCTCGGCCTGACTGGTGCCCAAAAACATATTCATCGGTCTGCAGCCTCCATTTCACGCCTTCCGATTTCAAAGAAAGTTGCAAGACACGTCGGCTGAAAAGGGGTGCGGTTCCGAGTGTGTTTGAAGACACGTATTGCAGCCCTCCAGCtccaaagaagaaaagggacgTGGACGGAGCCGCACAGACTAATGCCAATATTCCGCAGACTTTCTGCGTTTTGCAGCCGCGACCTACTGTCCATGGCGTGGAGTTTGTGCAAGAGGGGCGAGTTTTCAGCTCCCCATCGTCGCAAGGTTCCGGTCTCAATAGCGGCTGTGCAGCCGTGAACGTTTTCTCGCAAAGCGTAAATGTGACACCCACGTTAAAGGACCAAGCCGTCCAAGTCGACATTAAAGCCCGCACGTCCGCATCTGTGCTCGAACGTCGCAGGTGGTCACGTAAAGAGAGAGACTTAAAATCCCGGATCAGGAAGCTGCAGTTTTCGCTTGATAGCGTTAAAACTGAACTGAAGAACTTGAAGGAGGGAAGGAATGTGTCCCAATATCTAGATGTGGTAGCCGCCGCTGAGACAAAAGACGTCCGGGGAAGCTTCCTGTTGGACCAGGTCAAAAATTTCAAACGGAAGACACCATCATGGTCCGACCTGACCTTGCGCCATGCCGTTGTGCTGAAGAGCCTGTCCACGCATGCTTACGAACATCTAAGATCCGAGGACCTCTTAAAGTTGCCGAGCCGGAGCACGCTTCAGCGATACACGGGGAAAATTTGCACGGCTGCTGGACAAGTGGGATTCACACCCTTGGTTCAAAAAAGGCTGCAGTCGGAGTCTGACGCAGTAAGCGCGCCTCAAGCGAAAGTTTGCTCCCTGGTCGTCGACGAAATGAAAATCAAAGAGCGTTTGCAGTACTTGAAGCATCGTGACGCATTTGTTGGGGAGGTAGAACTAGGACCTGATCAAGAGCCTACCGAATCCAATGACCCGATTCTGGCCAATGCCCTCCTATGCTTCGTTCTGAATGGACTCTCGCGCCCTCTCAGAATTCCAGTAGGATATTTTCTGACAAGAAACTGCACCGGCTCTCAGCTTCATGAGATTATTCTCTACGTTTTACAAGAGGTGGAAAAGGTCGGGTTCGAGGTCGTTCGCATCGTAACGGACAACCACAAGGTCAATGTCCTTGCTATGCGCTTACTGTGCGGTGGGAACTTGTCGCACATCATCAAGCATCCAAATGACCCGAcaagaaaattcttcctagcatTCGACCAGTGCCACCTCCTGAAGAACGTCCGGTCACAGTTCTTAGCACGTGATCTTGGAAAGGACGGGCAGATCTCCTCAGTACACGTGAAGAACCTGTACAAAATGCAGCAGAACAGTACGGTCAAGCCCGTTCGATTCTTAACGCGGAAACACGTATTTCCAACAAACTTGGAAAAAATGAACGTGAAACGCGCTGTCCAGCTTCTGTCCACACCGGTGTCAGCAGCCCTAAAATGTCTTCAAGAACAGGCTGGCCATGCCTGTGACCTCAGCTTTGCGAATGCTGCTTCCACCATAAAATTCATGGAAATCATTCACCGCTGGTTCCTGCTCATGGACGTGAGTAACTGTACACAGCATATCCACCAGAATCGGCCTGAATGCAAAGAGTACCGCCATACCGGTGATGAGCGCCTTGGCTGGCTAGAAGACGATTTCCTCAGCTACCTTAACACCATGAAGAAAGAAAGCACAAAAAAGCAATTCCTAAGCCAGGAGACTTATGAAGGCCTCGTATTCACCACGCTGTCGAACGTCAACTGCGTACGGTACCTTCTGGAGGAATGTTCCTTTAAGTTTGTGCTCACACGAAAAATGTCGTCCGACCCAATCGAGTCTTTCTTCGGGTGGCTCAGGAAATCTTCTGGAAGCAATGACCAGACCGATGCCAGAACTGTTGTCTCAGGGATAGAAAAGGCTCTCGTGACAGGAATAATTTCAGTGTCTGCAAACAGTAACGTCCTGCACGACGACAGCACCATCTCGGACGTTACGCTCCCTCATGGAGCACTCCAAGAAATCGTATCGAGTCGTTTCCCACAGCAGGCCTGTCAAGCACTCGAACGAAGCCTGTCGAACCCTCAACGACGTCTTGCTACTCCCGACGACGCAGCCTTGTCAATGGTTGGAGGGTACCTTGCGCGCTGCGTAAAGGAAAAGCTCGACTGCGACCTGTGCTTTGCTATGCTCGTGAAACCACAGTCTTGTGCTCCAGCTGACAGACTAATTCACCACCAAGACCGGGGCGGCCTCCTGTACCCGTCCTATAGCTTAATGCACATCCTCTTTGGTCTGAAAGACTTCATAGAGACATTCCTCAGCTGTAGGGGTAGGAAGTTAAAATCACCACTTCAGCAAGCTGTTAACAACGCAGTGGATGTCCTCACAGGACGCGACGAGCTTAAGTGCCCTGCTTCCGAGCATCACAGGCGTTTACTAACCATGCTGTGTACGAAGTTCTTCAGACCAGTCCTAACAAATTATGCCATGACTGTCACGGACAAATGCGATCTGGCAAAGATCTTCTTTGCGAAGCCGATTTCGAGGAAGGCACTCAAGGTCTAACTACGGTAAGTTCCGATTTTATTCCATTGATGACATGTGATGATCAGGACAGCGccgccgtaaaaaaaaaaaaagaaaaagaaaaagtccgTGTGTATGGGAAAGTCATCTGTGCGAAAAATGGTGCGCACATTGCACTAAAGGTGCCACAGAAATTGATGCTGTAGTATATGTTCCGAACACGGAGTGCACCTCACCAATCAAAAGTTATAGCGAAAAACCGCAATTCTTCCACCCAAGAAACGAATTTAAACGATGCGACCTTGCTAACTGAAAAAAAGAGACTCCTGGTACAGGTAAGGAGAACCTTTCCACGCGGTTTTAGTGACCTGGGGCGCGTCGAGATATCTCGGCGTATACGCGGTGGCAGACGACGCTCGACACATTCgacacgaaaccgaaacatcatGCGCCAGCAAGCGCAGCGATATGATCGTCACAACCCCAGGCATGTGGCGCCGCCGCCGCATAGTGCGCTGAACGGCCGTTCCGCCTCAACTGGGCAGGCATtgaagtatataggaggctatgaccTTACTATCTACCACCGTGCCCCCCAGCATTGACTCGCACAGCATTGACAGCATTGCGTCGCaaagaaaagcaaagaaaaaaaaagaagaaagaaagcggATGACACTGGTTGCCTGCTCCGTACGCTCAGAGTGTAccgtcaaaagttacagaaaaatagGTGTGAACACaatgaactcccttcgaacaaaagtatttcgaacaaacggtggcgatcaaccggctttcgaccaaacggggTTCGATCAGATGTCTCCAATCacacggcgttcgaccaaatgtgCAGACACCGCCCGTCGCGCGAGCCACCAACCCTGATTCTGACTCCTCCCGCTAGAGGCGCTTTTCCGCTCTCAAaaacaggtcccccaaactcacctcggaaaagcgtgcaacgactAGATACCCcgctgttgccgttccggatcacttcagcccgcgaagtttagcggcaaaatgtttttgttgtttctgcgaatgaatctagtctttatatgtccaaataagacgcgtataacaactttctctgtcgtgtttcactttttggtcccgtttttaaacgtgttgagcgatcggaaggatctagtgcacggctgcgtgcatcacatagcgtacctgtcgtaccaggtgGACCAGgtgccgcaggcgctgcagtcgtccatttctcctttggtgacttggcctggcttggattgtgcttgaaCTGGATCTTTaccgcgctacaatccacgcaagccaacgtctggtaacaatggggtatctaagggtagaggtgtgcgccgtgggcatttttttcggcggcggcgtagagcacgttgaaggcccggcggcgtcagcggcgtcagccgatgctgtcatatcggcgtgcgccccgtgggctgtcaatatgttcTCTTCTCAAACGGGGACGCACGAACACCTCACAGCGGGGGTGttttctccatcatagacaccgcgacggtggcagtatttactgtaccttgcaccaaacaagtgcgtcagcactggatagtattatgaaagaaaaccgaacacacaaaggaacattaggagaagtaaagcacttcaagaaggtcgtcgcccaagaccttcgactgggcgcgttaagtgcgcgttaagcactggagaaaacaacatagGTAGGTAATCAGAACGACGAGCCATCACTTTAATGGCAActacacgtaacagttatagcgagtgctgaacgttcacaggacggcgacgcgtgaaagctctgtccactgatccagtggctctttttgggaaaccataaaaatatgcgaacgttagcaaacgatatgac from Ornithodoros turicata isolate Travis chromosome 4, ASM3712646v1, whole genome shotgun sequence encodes the following:
- the LOC135393119 gene encoding uncharacterized protein LOC135393119 — protein: MQQNSTVKPVRFLTRKHVFPTNLEKMNVKRAVQLLSTPVSAALKCLQEQAGHACDLSFANAASTIKFMEIIHRWFLLMDVSNCTQHIHQNRPECKEYRHTGDERLGWLEDDFLSYLNTMKKESTKKQFLSQETYEGLVFTTLSNVNCVRYLLEECSFKFVLTRKMSSDPIESFFGWLRKSSGSNDQTDARTVVSGIEKALVTGIISVSANSNVLHDDSTISDVTLPHGALQEIVSSRFPQQACQALERSLSNPQRRLATPDDAALSMVGGYLARCVKEKLDCDLCFAMLVKPQSCAPADRLIHHQDRGGLLYPSYSLMHILFGLKDFIETFLSCRGRKLKSPLQQAVNNAVDVLTGRDELKCPASEHHRRLLTMLCTKFFRPVLTNYAMTVTDKCDLAKIFFAKPISRKALKV